A stretch of the Chlorobiota bacterium genome encodes the following:
- a CDS encoding thioredoxin family protein: MLIRNVFSQEIIINAFTFNQYKDLCKILFDSGKSTSVDLEYNTTEILDYVKINLQRMNRVEKTFKMNPTLQEKLSLLNKKQLWIVLAESWCGDVAQNIPAINMIANSTTNIELKILLRDENEVIMNKYLTNGSKSIPKLISLNPITFKENWNWGPRPKPAQELVVSMKSKGEDFHIGVHKWYADDKSNTIQDEILKLISNN; encoded by the coding sequence GTGTTAATAAGAAATGTTTTTTCCCAAGAGATAATTATAAATGCATTTACATTCAATCAATATAAGGATTTATGTAAAATTTTATTTGATTCTGGGAAATCAACTTCAGTTGACTTAGAATACAATACAACTGAAATACTTGATTATGTTAAAATAAATTTACAAAGAATGAATAGGGTAGAAAAAACTTTTAAAATGAATCCAACACTTCAAGAAAAGTTAAGTTTACTCAACAAAAAACAATTATGGATAGTTCTTGCTGAATCATGGTGTGGTGATGTTGCTCAAAATATTCCAGCTATAAACATGATTGCAAATTCAACTACTAACATTGAATTAAAAATTTTGTTAAGAGATGAAAATGAAGTTATAATGAATAAATACTTAACAAATGGTAGTAAATCTATCCCAAAATTGATATCTTTAAATCCAATTACATTTAAAGAAAATTGGAATTGGGGACCGAGACCAAAGCCTGCTCAGGAATTAGTAGTTTCAATGAAATCTAAAGGAGAGGATTTTCATATTGGTGTTCATAAATGGTATGCTGATGATAAATCAAACACAATTCAAGATGAAATTTTAAAGTTAATTTCTAACAATTAA
- a CDS encoding D-alanine--D-alanine ligase: MKIAVLLGGTSPERHVSLASGKAIAIALKDAGHEVLIYDIALGEKALVELESLGKPTENAPTMDELSTYDNKNIIISLQLIPKDIDIAFLALHGASGEDGTVQAVLDLMGIKYTGAGVMSSSVAMDKAMSKKLFEFEGVPTPEWFCLNSDDATIEELEEYVKDHTDYPVVVKPNTGGSTVGLTIVKDKSELMDAYNTAAIYSSSILFEEFIEGRELTVPILGGEALPVIEIKPISGMYDYASKYTAGKTEYITPADLPLDVTEEVQALALLAHDALACGSYSRVDFRLDSENNLFCLEVNTLPGMTSTSLVPKSASVIGLSFAQLCEKIIELSLQ, from the coding sequence ATGAAAATAGCAGTTTTGCTTGGAGGAACTTCACCAGAAAGACATGTCTCTTTAGCTAGTGGAAAAGCTATAGCAATTGCTTTAAAAGATGCTGGTCATGAAGTATTGATTTATGATATTGCTCTTGGTGAAAAAGCATTGGTTGAGCTAGAATCTTTGGGGAAACCAACTGAAAATGCTCCAACAATGGATGAATTGAGCACTTATGATAATAAGAATATCATAATATCATTACAATTAATTCCAAAAGATATTGATATTGCCTTTTTAGCTTTACATGGTGCTTCAGGTGAAGATGGAACAGTTCAAGCAGTTTTAGATCTAATGGGCATTAAATATACAGGTGCAGGAGTTATGAGCTCTAGCGTTGCAATGGATAAAGCAATGAGTAAAAAATTGTTTGAATTTGAAGGTGTTCCTACACCTGAATGGTTTTGCTTAAATTCCGATGATGCAACGATAGAAGAATTGGAAGAGTATGTTAAAGATCATACCGACTATCCTGTTGTTGTTAAACCTAATACAGGTGGATCGACTGTAGGATTAACTATTGTTAAAGATAAAAGTGAATTAATGGATGCATATAATACAGCTGCAATATATTCTAGTAGTATTTTGTTTGAAGAATTTATTGAAGGTAGAGAACTTACAGTTCCAATTTTAGGTGGAGAAGCATTACCAGTTATTGAAATAAAACCAATATCTGGAATGTATGATTATGCAAGTAAGTACACTGCTGGTAAAACCGAATATATTACACCTGCTGATTTACCATTAGATGTAACTGAAGAAGTTCAAGCTCTTGCTCTTTTGGCACATGATGCTTTAGCATGCGGAAGTTATAGCCGAGTTGACTTCAGGCTAGATTCAGAGAATAATCTCTTTTGTTTAGAAGTTAATACTCTTCCAGGAATGACCTCCACAAGTTTAGTTCCTAAGTCAGCTTCTGTTATTGGATTGAGTTTTGCACAATTATGTGAAAAAATTATAGAACTTTCTTTGCAATAA
- a CDS encoding flippase-like domain-containing protein, translated as MLKKSIYIILISIVVIIGLWFSFKGVEWSQIFKSLKDVKIWFVVLQAFSMLIAHLIRAERWRLMISESNQIKSTFTFTYTIIGYAMSNLIPRSGEAIRPLLLSKKINRPFTQIAATVIVERLLDGIVLLVLITFLIYSAKDKLSVLFYGKNEIELLLIILIPLIVVLFFIWLIIKTKIGDLIVGKIYLINIKIGEFGKRILHDIRLGFKFDNGTKYVKIIFYSIIMWIFYGLVFYFGFYAFDFKNMYFSDMFVMLGATLIAVTIAPTPGGAGLFHYACISVLTKLYNIDNNIAVAFTLITHFIPYIFITVVGLILMIKEGVKFKFNSE; from the coding sequence TTGTTAAAAAAATCAATATACATTATTCTCATTTCAATTGTAGTTATAATTGGCTTATGGTTTTCATTTAAAGGTGTTGAATGGTCTCAAATATTTAAATCTTTGAAAGATGTTAAAATTTGGTTTGTAGTCTTACAAGCATTTAGCATGTTAATTGCACATTTAATAAGAGCTGAAAGATGGAGATTAATGATATCTGAATCCAACCAAATAAAATCAACATTTACTTTTACTTATACAATAATTGGTTATGCAATGAGCAATTTAATCCCTAGATCTGGGGAAGCAATCAGACCATTATTACTTTCTAAGAAAATTAATAGACCTTTTACACAAATTGCTGCTACAGTAATAGTTGAACGACTCTTAGATGGAATTGTACTTTTAGTTTTAATTACCTTTTTAATTTATTCTGCTAAAGATAAACTTTCAGTTTTATTTTATGGCAAAAATGAAATTGAACTTCTACTAATTATCTTAATTCCGTTAATAGTTGTTTTGTTCTTTATTTGGCTTATAATTAAAACTAAAATTGGTGATTTAATAGTTGGGAAAATTTACTTGATTAATATAAAAATTGGAGAATTTGGTAAAAGAATTTTACATGATATAAGATTGGGTTTTAAATTTGATAATGGTACTAAATATGTTAAAATTATTTTTTACTCAATTATAATGTGGATTTTTTATGGTTTGGTTTTTTATTTTGGTTTTTATGCTTTTGATTTTAAAAATATGTATTTTTCAGATATGTTCGTAATGTTAGGAGCAACATTAATTGCTGTAACAATTGCACCAACACCAGGTGGTGCAGGTTTATTCCATTATGCTTGTATTAGCGTACTTACTAAACTATATAATATCGATAATAATATTGCAGTTGCGTTTACCCTGATTACTCATTTTATACCCTATATTTTTATTACTGTTGTTGGTTTGATTTTAATGATTAAAGAAGGAGTTAAATTTAAGTTTAATAGTGAATAA
- a CDS encoding AAA family ATPase, whose product MAFDFQRTIQELQNAIEFVNSRLINREEVIEQIFCAILTGEHALIQSRTGVAKSLMTEQIFSLINGAKYFKVQASKEQQPDTYFGALDIGKLKEGIIWHRTEGSLVESEFGFIDEIFDANDFTLRALLSLLNERQLMLGVQNQKAAIHTVIAATNYLRISDITEALLDRFAYQSVIFPDKDPFTQYRISRQYLTHGGRVAIPPKKIEYSDLYEVSKMCNGESDLVTITIPQEIAYYTNLVIRYYEELRNRQLASRPDDMPGRDFYISPRKQMKAFDLLRAIAFMHGRSTVTLSDVDKLYVLFTTIGITEEREIWKKASDALSHQFNATKALEQIKILLDLKDILDQMKVNPELMLKPIPGFEGSQSKRSILEWAKETVGVSNAEFENNKRIITEFLDKFEPTTDEVRDLRAKVQKDTWLIFRSGGNQLEETALH is encoded by the coding sequence ATGGCATTTGATTTTCAACGTACAATTCAAGAATTGCAGAACGCAATTGAGTTCGTTAATTCAAGGTTAATTAATCGTGAAGAAGTAATAGAACAAATATTCTGTGCTATTCTAACAGGTGAGCATGCTCTTATTCAAAGCAGAACAGGAGTTGCAAAATCATTAATGACTGAACAGATTTTTAGTTTGATTAATGGTGCAAAATATTTCAAGGTTCAAGCTTCTAAAGAACAACAACCAGATACTTATTTTGGTGCATTAGATATTGGAAAACTTAAGGAAGGTATAATTTGGCATAGAACTGAAGGAAGTTTGGTTGAAAGTGAATTCGGATTTATTGATGAAATATTTGATGCTAATGATTTTACTCTTCGTGCTTTATTATCTTTATTAAATGAAAGGCAATTAATGTTAGGTGTTCAAAATCAAAAAGCAGCTATTCATACTGTAATTGCAGCTACAAATTATTTGCGAATTTCTGATATTACAGAAGCTTTGTTAGATAGATTTGCATACCAATCAGTAATATTTCCCGATAAAGATCCTTTTACACAATATAGAATTTCTAGGCAATACCTAACTCATGGAGGAAGAGTTGCAATTCCACCAAAAAAAATTGAGTATTCAGATTTGTATGAAGTTTCTAAAATGTGTAATGGAGAAAGTGATTTAGTAACTATAACAATTCCTCAAGAAATTGCTTACTATACTAATCTAGTTATTAGATATTATGAAGAACTAAGGAATAGGCAATTAGCTTCAAGACCAGATGATATGCCAGGGCGTGATTTTTATATTTCTCCACGTAAACAAATGAAGGCTTTTGATTTATTAAGAGCTATTGCTTTTATGCATGGAAGAAGTACTGTTACTTTATCTGATGTAGATAAATTGTACGTACTTTTTACAACAATTGGAATTACTGAAGAAAGAGAAATATGGAAGAAAGCTAGCGATGCATTATCTCATCAATTTAATGCAACTAAAGCATTAGAGCAAATAAAAATTTTATTGGATTTAAAAGATATTCTAGATCAAATGAAAGTTAATCCAGAATTGATGTTGAAACCAATTCCAGGCTTTGAAGGTTCACAATCTAAAAGATCTATCCTAGAATGGGCAAAAGAAACTGTTGGAGTTAGTAATGCTGAATTTGAAAATAACAAAAGAATAATAACAGAATTTTTAGACAAATTTGAACCTACAACTGATGAAGTTCGTGATCTTAGAGCAAAAGTCCAAAAAGATACTTGGTTAATATTTAGGTCAGGTGGTAACCAACTTGAAGAGACTGCACTACATTAA
- a CDS encoding exo-alpha-sialidase, which produces MIKIINSLIVILIHVIILSLIVRNFVFSQFKNIIVNNDPTTSEVHIALNPNNVNELVAGANIDKVFTSNNGGSTWNTANIISKYGVWGDPFILSVYKNNFYYFHLSYSNKSNKTTWLDRIICQKSFDKGQTWETESATGYDDKFPLRDQDKEWGCIDLSNGKYSGNIYLTWTQFDEYSSNKPNDSSNIMFSKSTDSGNSWSISKRINDKSGSCLDGDDATEGASPAVDSEGNLYVVWAYNQKLFFDKSIDGGETWLNNDIVISDQKGGWDYLVSGLQRCNGLPSISVDNSNSVYKGTIYVSWTDQRNGVDNPDVWIIKSVDKGLTWSKPIIVNNDLTKKAQFFSSMTLDQSNGKIHIIFYDRRSSINDATDVYLATSTDGGDNFNNIKISESSFTPDKSIFLGDYIGVTAYKDIIYGIWTRIENNKTSILSVRINQSTNDIVQSGSTDLFFEINSKNIRFEQKVNSLVSINIYDELGRIVCEVCTNKFFAKGFHEIQNREIDKLKGCYFVKVKLGIINKVYKINLNNL; this is translated from the coding sequence ATGATAAAAATAATAAATAGTTTAATTGTAATTTTAATACATGTTATTATTTTGAGCTTAATTGTAAGAAACTTTGTTTTTTCTCAGTTTAAAAATATTATTGTAAATAACGACCCTACTACTAGCGAAGTGCATATTGCATTAAATCCAAACAATGTAAATGAATTAGTTGCTGGAGCAAATATTGATAAAGTGTTCACTTCAAATAATGGAGGCTCAACTTGGAATACTGCAAATATAATATCTAAATATGGTGTATGGGGAGATCCATTTATTTTATCAGTTTACAAAAACAATTTTTATTATTTTCATTTGTCTTATTCAAATAAATCAAACAAAACAACTTGGCTTGATAGAATAATATGTCAAAAAAGTTTTGATAAAGGGCAAACTTGGGAGACTGAAAGTGCAACTGGATATGATGATAAATTTCCTTTAAGAGATCAGGATAAAGAATGGGGATGCATTGATTTATCAAATGGCAAGTATTCTGGGAATATTTATCTTACCTGGACTCAATTTGACGAGTACTCATCTAATAAGCCTAATGATAGCTCAAACATTATGTTTTCTAAATCCACAGATAGTGGAAATTCATGGAGCATATCAAAAAGAATAAATGATAAAAGTGGTAGTTGTTTGGATGGAGATGATGCTACTGAAGGAGCTTCACCAGCAGTAGATTCAGAAGGCAATTTGTATGTTGTATGGGCTTATAATCAAAAATTGTTTTTTGATAAATCAATTGATGGTGGTGAAACTTGGCTTAATAATGATATTGTAATTTCAGATCAGAAAGGAGGATGGGATTATTTAGTTTCAGGTCTACAAAGATGTAATGGTTTACCATCAATCTCAGTTGATAATAGTAACTCTGTTTATAAGGGAACAATTTATGTTAGTTGGACTGATCAAAGGAACGGAGTTGATAATCCAGATGTATGGATTATAAAGTCAGTTGACAAAGGTTTAACTTGGAGCAAACCAATCATCGTTAACAATGATTTAACTAAAAAAGCTCAATTCTTTTCATCAATGACTCTTGATCAATCAAATGGGAAAATTCATATAATTTTTTATGATAGAAGGTCAAGCATAAATGATGCTACTGATGTATATTTAGCAACCTCAACAGATGGAGGTGACAATTTTAATAATATTAAAATTAGTGAATCATCTTTTACACCAGATAAAAGTATATTTTTAGGAGATTATATTGGTGTTACAGCTTACAAAGATATTATATATGGAATTTGGACAAGAATTGAAAACAATAAAACAAGCATATTATCTGTAAGAATTAATCAATCAACAAATGATATTGTTCAATCTGGATCAACAGATTTATTTTTTGAAATTAACTCAAAGAATATTAGGTTTGAACAAAAAGTTAATTCATTAGTATCAATTAATATTTATGATGAACTTGGAAGGATTGTATGTGAGGTTTGCACCAATAAATTTTTCGCAAAAGGTTTTCATGAAATTCAAAATAGAGAAATTGATAAACTAAAGGGTTGTTACTTTGTAAAAGTAAAACTAGGAATAATTAATAAAGTATATAAAATTAATTTAAATAACTTATAA
- the bshB1 gene encoding bacillithiol biosynthesis deacetylase BshB1, translated as MCDLTKGERGSRGSMELRNHETNNANRILGITSDLRWNLGLPDGNIEVNKLNTLKVVKAIRHFKPKIILFPWEYDRHPDHEAVHKLVRRAYFDSGLRHEKTTYNNVDQQPHRPERMFCFFHSYETIPDFVIDISDEFNDKLKASAAYSSQVTLPGVKTQERVGEPETFISNPDFMEALIARMRHWGWMIGAKYGEGFMSLKNIPLKIYDLENLI; from the coding sequence ATTTGCGATTTAACAAAAGGAGAAAGGGGTTCTAGAGGTTCAATGGAACTACGAAATCATGAAACAAATAATGCAAATAGAATTCTTGGTATTACTTCTGATTTGAGATGGAATTTAGGATTGCCTGATGGAAATATAGAAGTTAATAAATTGAATACTTTAAAGGTAGTTAAAGCAATCAGACATTTCAAACCAAAGATAATTTTGTTTCCATGGGAATATGATAGGCACCCAGATCATGAAGCAGTTCATAAATTAGTTAGAAGAGCTTATTTTGATTCAGGTTTAAGACACGAAAAAACAACTTATAATAATGTTGATCAACAACCTCACAGACCTGAAAGAATGTTTTGTTTTTTTCATTCCTATGAAACTATACCTGATTTTGTAATTGATATAAGTGATGAATTTAATGATAAATTAAAAGCTTCAGCAGCATATTCTTCACAAGTTACTTTACCTGGCGTGAAAACTCAAGAAAGAGTAGGAGAACCAGAAACATTCATTTCAAATCCGGATTTTATGGAAGCTTTAATTGCCCGAATGAGGCATTGGGGATGGATGATTGGGGCTAAGTATGGAGAGGGATTTATGAGCTTAAAAAATATACCATTAAAAATTTATGATTTAGAAAATTTAATTTAA